DNA sequence from the Arthrobacter crystallopoietes genome:
ATCATCGACGTGGTGATCAGCATGAACCGGGTGGTGAGGTAGCTGGTCATATTGCCCTTGTCGTCCTTGGACCGCGGGTCCTTCCAGACTTGGAGCAGGAACGGCACCCAGGCGATGACGCTCCACAAGCCGGCGAAGACCAGGACCCAGGACAGGGCGGCAGGTACGTTCACAGTCGGTAAGCCCCTATGCCCGGCCGGCGATCCAGGCTTCGGCCTGCTCCGCCTGGATCCGCAGCGCCTTGCCCAGCATCGGCTCGGCTGCGGAGGCAATCTTGCCGCCGAGGAACGGGATGCCGGAGGTGACTTCGCCTTCGAGATCCACGCGGGTGGAACCGCCATCGGAAACCAGCTTCTGCACGGCGGCCACATCAACCGGCGCACCGGCGATCTTGACGCCGACGTTGACGGTGCGGGAGCCGTCGGCCTCCGGTGCCTGCCACTGCTCGGTCTGCGTCACGTTCAGGAACTCGCCCAGCATCTTGCGCGCAATGTCCGGGAGCCGGGTAGTGGGAATATTCCGGACCACGGTGAGGGTGAAGGGACCATCAACGTCGCCCTCCTGCTCCACGGAGACCAGGCTGCCGCCGACCATTTCGCTGATGTGGCGGAGGAAGTCCGCGCTGACAAAGGTCTCGGTGACCTGGGCAACGGGGTGGGACAGGTTGGTGGAGGCGCTCAAGGCCATAGGTGGACTCCAAAGATCGGTCTCGGTTGGGATCAGAGTCCATCCTACTGTCTTGTACGGATGCGGCGCCCGCGCGTCAGCTCGACGGATCGGCCTCCACGGCGGCGTCCGCCAGATAGTCCGCGACCGCCGTCTCGTTGATCCGGAACGAGTGGCCGATGTGTACGGCAGGCATTTCGCCGGAGTGGACCAAACGGTACACGGTCATCTTGCTGACATTGAGCCGGGCTGCGACGTCCGATACTGTCAGGAAGTTGCCGATGTCCAGGTTCTGTTCAGTTGACATTTTTCCTCCCCAGGAAAGGTAAAGCCACTGTAGGCCTCGGCTGTGGCGTGGGTGGCGGAAACACGCTGGTGTTGTCGTTTCGATACCGCGGGTGGCCCGCCGTTACCTGATCGCGTCACAGGGCACCGGGCTTCCCCGGAGTAAAGAGCCAGGTGTCGAACAGCTCCGTCAGGTCCTGCCCCGAGTACTCCTGGGCGAACTGGATGAACTGCTTCGTGGAGACAACCTTGCCGGCTTTTCCGGTGCTCCAGCTCTTCAGCAGGCCGAAGAACGTGTCGTCGCCGAGCTCCTCGCGCAGTGCGTGCAGCACCATCGCGCCGCGGGCCTGCACGGAGGCGTCGAAGACCCGCTCCGCCCCCGGATCCGAGATGCGCAGGTCCCAGAAGGGATCGTCCGCCGGAATGCCGCCGTAGAATTCGAACGCATCCTGGGCCTTGCCAAGATCCTGTTCCTCGTTCCACAGCCACTGTGCGTAGGTGGCGAAACCGTCCGCCAGCCAGGCATCCCGCCACGAGGCGATCGACAGGCTGCCGCCGAACCACTGGTGCGCCAGCTCGTGCACCATCATCGAGTCGGCGCTGGCCGGATCGTAGAACCAGTCTTCCGAGTAGGTCGGCCGGCTCTGGCTCTCCAGCGCAAACCCCAGACCGTCAATTCCACTTACGACGCCGCCGGCCGCCTCGGCGGGATAGTCACCGAAATTGTCGGCCAGGAAACCGATGATTTCGGGCTGGCGGGCCAGTCCCTTTTCAACCCGGGCGCCGATGGAGACCGGAGTGGAAACGCCGGCTTCCCAGTCATCTTCGTTGCCGGGGCTGCCTTCCGGCGCACCGGGAATGGTCCAGCCTTCCAGCCGGTCCCGGTTGCGGTCGTTCTCGAAGGACGTGGTGCCCTCGTCGGTGGAGACGATAATGTCCTCGATCAGCACGCCGTCGCGCTGGCCGTTGATGTCGCTGGCGTAGGTGATGGAGAGCTCCACGTCCGTGCCCTTGTAAGCGGACAGGTCGAACTCCCACTTCTCCCAGCCGTCGCTGGTGCCGCTGGCAGCCCACCACTTGCCCGAGGTGCCTTCGGCCGTGCAGCCGCCCTCGCCGTCGTCGGTTTGGTAATGCTTGAGGAACGGGTGCACCTCGTGCCAGGCCGGGCAGGCCAGGCCGGTGTCGTCGGTGGCGTGGCCGGTGGTGTCCTTGAGCGTGGTCCAGTCCTCGGCGCCGGCGGTGCGGGCCTCCACGAACGCGAAGTCCCAGCCCGGTTCCGTGTCGCGTTCGAGCCAGAAGGACAGCTCGGCGCCGTCGTTGGGAATGCTGATGGTGCGGCTGAGCCGCTTGTAGGAGGAGTCCGAGGTGTGGGACCAGGCCAGGCCGTTGCCGTTGCGCGGGGTGATGACGGACTTCAGTTCCGGATCCAGCGCGTCCCAGTAGTCGATGCCGTCCTTGGCGTAGGAGTCGATCTCGAACTCGCCCACGCTCATCGAGGCCAGGTACGCCGGCAGTTGTTCCTTGGCTTCCCACGTCCACGTGGTCCGGCCGCCCTTGGACTTCTTGCCCTTCAGCGCGCCGTTGGCGAGGGCTTCCCAGCCGTCCGGCACGGAGATGTTGTAGGTGAAGGTGGCCTTGTCCCGCGGGTGGTTGTTGGACGGGAACCAGGTGGGAGCGGTCAGCGGGTGGCCAGTGACGGTGGCGCCGGTTTCGGTGTGGATGAAGCCGGCCAAGCCTGGCTCCTTGATGGTCTTGGGCACGCCCGAGTACTTGACGACCACGCTGAACTTGTCGCCCTCGCGGATATTCTGCGGCGACCGTACCTTCAGCTCCCCGTCCTCCGGAACAGACCAATAGGCCGAGAGGCCGTTGACCTCGACGGACTCCACCGAGAGTCCGCGCAAGTCCAGGTTGAAGGCGGACAGATCCTGGGCGGCGCGGGCGCTGATGGTGGCAACGCCGTCGAGCTTGTCCGTGGGCGGATGATAGGACAGGTCCAATTGGTAGTGCTTGACGTCGTAGCCGCCGTTGCCGGCCTGCGGGAAGTACTTATCGCCCACGCTTGCCGCACCGGGCTGGGCTTCGAACAACCGCGGATCGGGCGCCGCAAGGGCGGCGGTTCCCGGCAGGACAGCCAGACCCGCGGCCAGCGATGCCGCAAGGGCCACCGCGATACCGGTCCTGCGCCATACTGCCGGGCCGGTTGGTTC
Encoded proteins:
- a CDS encoding helix-turn-helix domain-containing protein translates to MSTEQNLDIGNFLTVSDVAARLNVSKMTVYRLVHSGEMPAVHIGHSFRINETAVADYLADAAVEADPSS
- a CDS encoding DUF2505 domain-containing protein — protein: MALSASTNLSHPVAQVTETFVSADFLRHISEMVGGSLVSVEQEGDVDGPFTLTVVRNIPTTRLPDIARKMLGEFLNVTQTEQWQAPEADGSRTVNVGVKIAGAPVDVAAVQKLVSDGGSTRVDLEGEVTSGIPFLGGKIASAAEPMLGKALRIQAEQAEAWIAGRA
- a CDS encoding SCO4848 family membrane protein yields the protein MNVPAALSWVLVFAGLWSVIAWVPFLLQVWKDPRSKDDKGNMTSYLTTRFMLITTSMILGIATLVIGFRLLAG
- a CDS encoding M1 family aminopeptidase, which produces MSNRSWSGTEPTGPAVWRRTGIAVALAASLAAGLAVLPGTAALAAPDPRLFEAQPGAASVGDKYFPQAGNGGYDVKHYQLDLSYHPPTDKLDGVATISARAAQDLSAFNLDLRGLSVESVEVNGLSAYWSVPEDGELKVRSPQNIREGDKFSVVVKYSGVPKTIKEPGLAGFIHTETGATVTGHPLTAPTWFPSNNHPRDKATFTYNISVPDGWEALANGALKGKKSKGGRTTWTWEAKEQLPAYLASMSVGEFEIDSYAKDGIDYWDALDPELKSVITPRNGNGLAWSHTSDSSYKRLSRTISIPNDGAELSFWLERDTEPGWDFAFVEARTAGAEDWTTLKDTTGHATDDTGLACPAWHEVHPFLKHYQTDDGEGGCTAEGTSGKWWAASGTSDGWEKWEFDLSAYKGTDVELSITYASDINGQRDGVLIEDIIVSTDEGTTSFENDRNRDRLEGWTIPGAPEGSPGNEDDWEAGVSTPVSIGARVEKGLARQPEIIGFLADNFGDYPAEAAGGVVSGIDGLGFALESQSRPTYSEDWFYDPASADSMMVHELAHQWFGGSLSIASWRDAWLADGFATYAQWLWNEEQDLGKAQDAFEFYGGIPADDPFWDLRISDPGAERVFDASVQARGAMVLHALREELGDDTFFGLLKSWSTGKAGKVVSTKQFIQFAQEYSGQDLTELFDTWLFTPGKPGAL